The Caproicibacterium lactatifermentans genome contains a region encoding:
- the pfkA gene encoding 6-phosphofructokinase has product MSAKSIAVLTSGGDAPGMNAAIRAVVRSGISKGFSVLGVRRGYNGLLNGDVYEMNLRSVSDIIGRGGTILYTARSPEFNAPEGVKKAAEVCSRLNVVGVVVIGGDGSFRGARDLTNAGVPCIGIPGTIDNDIASSEYTIGFDTAMNTAVDMIDRIRDTAESHDRCSVVEVMGRHCGDLALQVGVATGAISILVPEMPWDFQTDIIDRIRLAQKTGKRHFIIMVAEGVGGTNEIANRIQKETGIETRATILGHVQRGGSPNLRDRVVASEMGYHAVTLLEEGQGNRVVVVRGGKVVDLDITEALNMKRTFNKALYDVALSISI; this is encoded by the coding sequence ATGAGTGCAAAGTCCATTGCTGTTTTAACCAGCGGCGGGGATGCGCCGGGCATGAATGCTGCAATCCGTGCCGTTGTACGTTCTGGTATTTCCAAAGGGTTCAGTGTCCTTGGCGTGCGCCGCGGATACAACGGCCTACTGAACGGCGACGTATACGAGATGAATCTGCGTAGTGTTTCGGACATCATCGGCCGTGGCGGCACCATCCTTTACACCGCCCGCAGCCCAGAGTTCAATGCACCAGAGGGCGTAAAGAAGGCAGCAGAGGTCTGCAGCAGATTGAATGTTGTGGGTGTAGTCGTCATTGGCGGCGATGGCTCCTTCCGCGGGGCGCGGGACCTGACGAATGCCGGCGTACCCTGCATCGGCATTCCCGGTACCATCGACAATGATATTGCTTCCAGCGAATATACCATCGGCTTTGATACAGCCATGAACACAGCCGTAGATATGATTGACCGTATCCGTGATACGGCAGAGTCCCATGACCGCTGCAGCGTTGTTGAGGTTATGGGCCGTCACTGCGGCGACTTAGCACTGCAGGTCGGTGTGGCAACTGGCGCTATCTCTATTCTTGTGCCGGAAATGCCATGGGATTTTCAGACGGATATCATTGACCGCATCCGTTTGGCGCAGAAGACCGGTAAGCGTCATTTTATTATCATGGTAGCAGAGGGTGTCGGCGGCACAAATGAGATTGCTAACCGCATTCAGAAGGAAACCGGAATTGAAACACGTGCTACCATTTTGGGCCATGTACAGCGCGGCGGTTCTCCGAACCTGCGTGACCGTGTCGTTGCCAGTGAAATGGGCTACCATGCAGTGACACTGTTGGAAGAGGGCCAGGGCAACCGCGTGGTTGTTGTGCGTGGCGGCAAGGTTGTGGACCTCGACATTACAGAGGCACTGAACATGAAGCGTACATTCAATAAGGCTTTGTATGATGTTGCTTTGAGCATTTCCATCTGA
- a CDS encoding DUF7601 domain-containing protein, with the protein MKKEVQKKSRFHRILSLILLAAVTVGVGITFASAAFCAPSVSHQSEPAEKFPQKALFRTPAAAPRSTLLIQQTVIGHTQRREFTFYMTVTDTKGRTCGDILRYCDGPAGQICTLYPDQSGRYIFSLQDGDKVLFSLPKNCRCTVEEEQIRNCRTTVHTDSGRFIEGRACTGTLMKETTLNFQNRQAVAPSADASGGAAPALLTASAGLAIWALYQKQHTAKKGRRCSEHGC; encoded by the coding sequence TTGAAAAAAGAAGTTCAAAAGAAAAGCCGCTTTCACCGAATATTGTCACTAATCCTTTTGGCGGCGGTTACCGTGGGTGTCGGTATTACGTTTGCCAGTGCGGCGTTCTGTGCGCCGTCCGTATCGCATCAGTCAGAACCTGCTGAGAAGTTCCCGCAAAAAGCATTATTTCGCACACCTGCGGCTGCCCCAAGAAGTACACTGCTGATTCAGCAGACAGTCATTGGTCATACCCAGCGGCGCGAATTTACATTTTATATGACCGTTACCGATACAAAAGGCAGGACCTGCGGTGATATCCTGCGGTATTGTGATGGCCCTGCCGGACAGATATGTACACTGTATCCTGACCAAAGCGGCCGCTATATTTTTTCTTTGCAGGATGGGGATAAGGTCCTTTTTAGTCTGCCCAAAAATTGCCGCTGTACGGTTGAGGAGGAGCAAATACGGAATTGTCGGACAACGGTACATACGGACAGCGGCCGCTTCATAGAGGGCAGGGCGTGCACCGGTACGCTGATGAAAGAAACCACACTGAACTTTCAAAACCGGCAGGCTGTTGCCCCATCGGCAGATGCTTCCGGCGGTGCAGCACCAGCTCTGCTGACAGCGTCAGCCGGTCTTGCCATATGGGCACTATACCAGAAACAGCATACCGCAAAAAAGGGAAGAAGGTGTTCGGAACATGGCTGTTAA
- a CDS encoding Spy0128 family protein yields the protein MAVKKTVCAVLLLSFLFSVLFAVPVSAEETAAVLFIPVESTFTGMRPGKVPAFRYTISEGCSSTPMPPTSQLTIQGGGRASFGPIFYQHTGSYVYQIQQEQGTLTHCQYDDSVYTVTVQVTRTDSGRLSAAFHAKRNGKQTETVSFVDSLTEPVEFAASRIPLTVSTSAVSRPAASGGSVSAKPCIPVAGASAAGLVVLRAVRKKTR from the coding sequence ATGGCTGTTAAAAAAACAGTTTGTGCAGTCCTGCTTCTATCGTTTCTGTTTTCAGTATTGTTTGCGGTTCCCGTATCTGCGGAAGAAACAGCAGCAGTCCTGTTCATTCCGGTCGAGAGCACCTTCACGGGTATGCGGCCGGGCAAAGTACCCGCATTTCGGTATACCATTTCAGAAGGGTGTTCATCTACACCGATGCCGCCGACATCACAACTAACCATACAGGGTGGCGGAAGGGCTTCCTTTGGTCCTATTTTTTATCAGCATACCGGCAGCTATGTTTATCAAATTCAGCAGGAACAAGGCACGTTGACACACTGCCAGTATGATGACTCTGTTTATACAGTGACAGTGCAGGTTACGCGCACAGATTCCGGCAGGCTTTCAGCGGCGTTTCATGCAAAAAGGAATGGAAAACAGACAGAAACCGTTTCGTTTGTGGACAGTCTGACCGAGCCGGTGGAATTTGCCGCTTCACGTATTCCATTGACCGTTTCAACCTCAGCCGTTTCCCGTCCGGCTGCGTCCGGCGGCTCAGTTTCCGCAAAACCATGTATTCCGGTAGCTGGTGCTAGTGCGGCTGGATTAGTTGTTTTGCGGGCAGTACGGAAAAAAACGCGCTGA
- a CDS encoding sodium:proton antiporter — translation MNIFNLSSGGLAVAFLHWFPAAASATTHVKATAAAASASIPPWLCIPFVGLLLSIAIVPLIKPDWWDRNKGKAVLVWSLLFIIPFAITCGIGRTTDVVLDCIFNDYLTFIILLFGLFCVSGNITLEGDLAGSPRINVILLLIGTLLSSWIGTTGASMLMVRPIIKVNSWRKRKSHIMIFFIFLISNLGGCLTPIGDPPLLMGFMRGVPFFWSLHLFPVLAFNAAVLLLIFYWIDRYNYRKDIAEGWKPDISKPGGKVKIHGLHNIFFLIMIVIGVILSGTLPTIPAFKDASGNVLGIHITSNVTLGFPSIIEVAIILLAAWLSFRTTDKTVRTKNHFTWGAIQEVATLFIGIFITMQPALILLKLHGAELGLNQPAQMFWAAGALSSFLDNTPTYLVFLTTAGALGFTSGLSTSVGMIPLKMLMAISCGSVFMGANTYIGNAPNFMVKSISDENGIRMPSFFGYMLWSVAFLIPVFLLDTLIFFL, via the coding sequence TTGAATATTTTCAATCTATCATCCGGTGGACTTGCAGTAGCCTTTCTGCACTGGTTCCCGGCTGCAGCTTCCGCAACAACGCATGTGAAAGCGACGGCTGCTGCGGCTTCTGCATCCATTCCACCGTGGCTCTGCATTCCATTTGTAGGGCTTCTGCTTTCCATTGCGATTGTTCCGCTTATCAAACCAGACTGGTGGGATCGCAATAAGGGAAAGGCTGTGCTGGTTTGGTCACTGCTGTTTATTATTCCTTTTGCCATCACCTGTGGTATAGGAAGGACAACAGACGTTGTTTTGGACTGTATCTTTAACGACTATCTGACCTTTATTATCCTGTTGTTTGGCCTGTTTTGTGTGTCAGGCAATATTACCCTTGAGGGTGACCTTGCCGGTTCACCACGCATCAATGTAATTCTTCTTCTGATTGGTACATTGCTTTCCAGCTGGATTGGTACGACCGGTGCCAGCATGCTGATGGTTCGCCCAATCATTAAAGTGAATTCTTGGCGGAAACGCAAAAGTCACATCATGATATTCTTCATTTTCCTTATTTCCAATCTTGGCGGCTGCCTGACACCTATCGGCGACCCGCCGCTGCTGATGGGCTTTATGCGTGGCGTGCCGTTCTTCTGGAGCCTGCACCTGTTCCCGGTGCTTGCTTTCAACGCAGCGGTGCTGCTGCTTATTTTCTACTGGATTGACCGCTACAATTATCGGAAAGATATTGCAGAAGGCTGGAAACCGGACATCAGCAAACCCGGCGGAAAAGTCAAGATTCACGGTCTGCACAATATCTTCTTCCTGATTATGATTGTTATCGGCGTTATCCTTAGTGGTACATTGCCGACCATACCTGCCTTTAAGGATGCTTCCGGTAATGTACTGGGCATTCATATTACAAGCAATGTTACACTGGGATTCCCGTCTATTATTGAAGTTGCTATTATCCTGTTAGCAGCATGGCTGTCCTTCCGCACAACCGATAAAACGGTTCGTACAAAGAACCATTTTACATGGGGTGCTATTCAGGAAGTGGCCACTTTGTTCATCGGCATTTTCATCACCATGCAGCCTGCGCTGATTCTGCTGAAACTGCATGGTGCAGAACTGGGTCTCAACCAGCCAGCGCAGATGTTCTGGGCAGCCGGTGCACTTTCCAGCTTCCTTGACAATACACCGACCTATCTGGTGTTCCTCACCACGGCGGGTGCTCTGGGCTTTACCAGCGGTCTGTCTACTTCTGTAGGTATGATTCCGCTCAAAATGCTCATGGCTATCTCCTGTGGTTCCGTGTTCATGGGTGCCAACACCTACATTGGCAATGCGCCGAACTTTATGGTTAAATCCATCTCGGATGAAAACGGTATTCGTATGCCTTCTTTCTTCGGCTATATGCTGTGGTCTGTGGCATTCCTCATTCCAGTGTTCCTGCTGGATACGCTCATATTCTTCTTATAA
- a CDS encoding AAA family ATPase has product MQDKTMQENRAKCMKLAERIYELDGEVYQCLGSSLGRVFTGSRDECVESLAELMCGSRKSYLLRSEMALVANMARTIPDEETRARLMAEYNNILVEIKSIPTSFGTVDILDESRAKLNAIHLHERFTDKDHLIVCISRTLGCAGTDIGFALANALKINFYDQKIFNTVLEHLDADKNSIEDISSANAVPNKVRKPQKGQTLDNFHRYHGLPENDAVFFNLSGLLCEMAAKEDFVVMGRCADVILTGGRIPHVSVFITAPFEQRVRRVMKTHSLDRKHASNLLKQLDHKRSKYYHFFTGRKWGDPENYDLCINSASYGIQGSVEMISRMIDQNGLYRR; this is encoded by the coding sequence ATGCAAGATAAAACGATGCAGGAAAATCGTGCAAAATGTATGAAGCTCGCTGAACGGATTTATGAATTGGACGGCGAGGTTTATCAGTGCCTGGGGTCCTCTCTGGGACGGGTTTTTACCGGTAGCCGTGACGAATGTGTGGAAAGCCTTGCGGAGCTAATGTGCGGCAGCCGGAAATCCTATTTGCTGCGCAGTGAAATGGCCTTGGTAGCAAATATGGCCCGCACCATTCCCGATGAGGAAACACGTGCCCGTTTAATGGCTGAGTACAACAACATTTTAGTGGAGATTAAAAGCATTCCCACCAGCTTTGGTACGGTCGATATTTTGGATGAAAGCCGTGCAAAACTGAACGCTATTCATCTGCATGAACGCTTTACTGACAAAGATCATCTGATTGTCTGCATCAGCCGTACACTTGGCTGTGCAGGTACAGATATTGGTTTTGCACTGGCAAATGCGCTGAAAATCAATTTTTATGATCAGAAGATATTTAATACCGTCTTGGAACATCTGGATGCGGACAAGAATTCTATTGAAGATATCTCCAGCGCTAATGCAGTGCCCAATAAGGTGAGAAAGCCACAGAAGGGTCAGACGTTGGACAACTTCCACCGTTACCATGGACTGCCCGAAAACGACGCGGTATTCTTTAACTTGAGCGGGCTTCTCTGCGAAATGGCTGCCAAAGAAGATTTTGTCGTTATGGGACGCTGCGCAGATGTTATTTTAACGGGTGGCCGTATCCCGCATGTCAGCGTCTTCATTACGGCGCCATTTGAACAGCGTGTACGGCGTGTGATGAAAACGCATTCGCTGGACCGCAAGCATGCCAGCAATCTGCTGAAGCAGCTGGACCACAAGCGCAGCAAGTATTATCATTTCTTTACCGGCCGCAAATGGGGCGACCCGGAAAACTATGACTTGTGTATCAATAGCGCAAGCTATGGAATTCAGGGATCTGTTGAAATGATTTCCCGTATGATTGACCAAAACGGTCTTTACCGGAGATAA
- a CDS encoding FeoA family protein gives MMPLTLANVGEENMIKRIGGSPEVKKHLKNLGFVAGGNVTVAAAMSGNVIVNVKEARVAISKEMAQKIMI, from the coding sequence ATGATGCCGCTAACACTTGCAAATGTAGGCGAAGAAAACATGATTAAGCGTATTGGAGGAAGTCCGGAGGTCAAGAAACACCTTAAGAATCTCGGTTTTGTTGCCGGAGGAAATGTAACGGTGGCTGCCGCGATGTCCGGTAATGTGATTGTAAATGTCAAAGAAGCACGGGTAGCAATCAGCAAAGAAATGGCGCAAAAAATCATGATTTGA